The segment CCATATTTTATTGGACATCCCCCACATATAAATAAATCCTTCTGCTTGCTTGTGATTAAAAATATCATCTTTACTATAAGTTGCCAAATCTTCCCTATAGAGAGAGTTATTTTGAGAAGAACGACCAATTACTATCGCATTTCCCTTATGTAATCTTATTTTGACCTTACCGTTAACAGATGATTGAGTGGAATCAATAAAACCATCTAATGCTTGCTTGAGAGGACCAAACCAAAATCCCTGATAAACTAATTGACCCCATTTTTTTTCTACTATATTTTTAAAATCTAATACATCTGGATTTAATGTTATGCTTTCCAATTCTTTGTGAGCTTTTATAAGAAGTAAAAGGCCGGGCGCCTCATAGATTTCTCTGCTCTTAATACCGACAACTCTATCTTCAATCATATCTATTCTTCCAAAGCCATGTTCGCCTGCTAGAGAATTAGCCTTTTGAATAATCTCTACAGGACTTAAAAATTCATTTCCTATTGCAATAGGAAATCCATTTTGAAATATAATTTCTACGTCTTTTGGAGCATTTGGTGCGTTATTAATAGATGAAGTCATATCAAAAACGTCTTCATCTGGTTCTTGCATTGGATCTTCCAATAAACCAGCTTCAATACTACGACCAAGAAGATTCACATCAATCGAATAAGGAGACTTCTTAGAAACAGGAGCTGGAATTCCAAATTTTTCACCATACAAAATAGCTTCTTCTCTACTCATCTTCCATTCTCTAGCAGGTGTAATTATCTGTAAATCAGGTCCTAAAGCATGAATAGCCAAATCAAATCTTACTTGATCATTTCCTTTTCCTGTACAGCCGTGCGCCACTGCATCAGCATTTAGTTCTCTTGCTAAATTTACGAGATTTTCAGCTATCAGTGGTCTAGCCAAAGCAGTTGATAAAGGATACTTTTCTCCATAAAGTGCATTCGCTCTAATAGCAGGAAAAGCATACTTTTCTACAAAATTATCTACTAAATTCCCAATCACAGATTTTGTTGCACCTGAATTTAAGGCTTTTTGTCTAACAATCTCTAAATCATCTCCTTGGCCAAGATCAGCTACAAAAGTTACAACTTCTGAAATACCGTATTCATTTTTTAAATATGGAATGCAGACACTAGTATCAACTCCTCCAGAATATGCAAGAACAACTTTTTTTACCTGCTGCATTAAAATTTACCTCCAGTAAAGAAAGCTGAAATCCTAATTACTTTCAGCTTTCTAAATTTTATTAAAAACTAATATTATTGTAACTACAAGTGCCGGACCACAAACTAATAAAAGTACAAGATAATTATTAATTAATAAAAAATCTGGCTTTAAAAAGCCATAGTATTTAAAAAAAATGGCTAACAAGACTGACATTGGCCAAATTAGAAAATATTTTAAATTTTCTTTATCAAACAAAATTCTTCAAGTACATGTTTATGTATTATGGTATATAAATAAAGATTTTTTTAAATGGATTCTAATAAACTCAAAATTAGATTAAACGAAATTGCTGAAGTAAATCCAGCCTTAACTTGCTATCACAGAGAAGACCCTGCTCCTGTACTGCCATTAAGAGAAGAACCTGATTTGCTATCTTGGCTAGAAGACACAGGCAGACTTGTAAACGAAAAAGATGGAGATTCTCAAGAGATAAGTACAATTGAAGAAGAAGAACTTTCAGCTTTAATGGGAGAAAAAGAAGATTATAAAACCGAAGAAGACGTTTCAAATGATGATTGGGAAGACTAGATCGCTAACTTTTACATCATTATTTTTTTTACTTGTAATTTCATTAATAGTAAATTCTTACATTTTCAATAGTTTACTAATAATTAATATTTTTCTAATATCAAGTTTAATTTCCTTAGTAATAACAAAATATGGTTTTAAAATAATTTCACGATTAAATTTATTACAAAATATTAGAAGTGAAGGTCCATCTCTTCATTTTAATAAAACAAATACTCCTACGATGGGCGGAATATTTATTATTTTGCCCTTTTTATTACTACTTTTAATAGTTAATAATTACGTTGATTCTGTTGGTATATTATTATTATTTTTTTGTACTATAAGTTTTTTTATTATAGGATTTTTAGACGATTATTTAAGTATTGCAAACAAAAAAAATGCAGGTCTAAAATCTAATGAAAAATTTACATTACAAGCTTTAATTGCAGTTTTATTTATCATATTTGCAAGTCAAAGCAATTATATTAATCCTTTGATCACTATATCTAATAATTGGAATATGGATACTAATATAGTAATTTTTCCAATCTGTTTTTTAACTTTAGTAGGTTTAAGTAATGCAGTAAATTTGACTGACGGCCTAGATGGATTAGCAGCTGGATGTAGCGCAATAGTTTTTTTTGGACTTGGTACGGAAATATTTATTAAAGGTCAAAAAGATTTAATAATTTATGGTCTTATTTCCTATGCAATGTCAGGTTTGTGTATAGGTTTTCTAAAATACAACAAATATCCTGCAAAGATATTTATGGGAGATACTGGATCTTTAACAATTGGTGCGGCGTTAGGATCTATTTCAATATTAACTAATAGTTTTTTTACGTTATTTATTATCTCAGGGATATTTATTACTGAAGCTCTATCAGTAATGATTCAAGTAAGTTTTTTTAAAATCACCAAAAAGTTATTTAAAAAAGGGAAAAGAGTCTTTTTGATGACACCAATACATCATCATTTTGAACTAAAGGGTATCAAAGAAGAGAAAATAGTTGAAAACTTCTGGAAAGTAAACATATTACTTATTGTTTTAGGTATAGTTTTAAAAATAAATCTTTGAATTATTAAGTATGAGTTTCTTTACTTGGAAGGATGATGGCTTAACAAGTGACTGTGTCAGTCTTGATGCAATGGCATCTCGATTTGAAGAAACAGCTAAGCTAATAAAAAAATTATCTGAAAAAGGCTTTAAATTAAAAAAAACGCAAAAGCATCAGTTAATCATTCATTCTGATCCACAAATTTTTGATCAATGGGGTTTTATAAGTGAGGAACTACCTTTCAAACAACTTTCTTTAATTCCTGATGATGAAACTATTGTCGATTTTTCATAGTGGCCTTGCAAGATTGATAGATAATTTCTGACATGAGTATTCCAACTAAAATGTCTATGGACTCCTTCGATTCCATTTCTACTCCATAACTTCCATTGAGAACTATTTGAAATACCTTTTTCAAGAGCAATTTTCAACTGATTAATGTCAGTTACATTTACTAATAAGCCATTTTCACATTTTGCATGAATTTCATTAGGACCTCCATCATCTGTAGCAATAATTGGTAAACCACATGAAGAAGCTTCAAGTAATGTTAATCCAAAAGGTTCTGTTAATGCAGGATTGACAAAAATTCCTCCACTACTAGCTGCCCATCTATATATAGAAGGAATATTTGCTGGAGAGTGTTTTTTGGGATAGGCCACTTTTCCATATAAATTATATTTGTCTATCATTTCAAAAATCTTTTGGAAAACATCTCTTTGTTGAGAATCAAGTTTAAATGTATTGTCCCTACAACCTAAAACTAAAACTAAGTTAGTTTTTCTTTTTAATTTTTCTGATCGTCCATAAGCTTCTACTAAAGAAGGAATATTTTTTCTTCTTACTGCTCTAGAAATAGCCAAAATAGGAGGCTTTCTTATATCTTTCAAAAAAGGAATCATCATATTATCAATTTCAGAGGTCTCGGTTGTTGAATGAATATGATGAAACTTAGTATGATCAACTCCAGGAGCAATAACTTTTGATTTTTCGGATGAAAAAGAGTGATATTGAGAATATTGAGATACAGATTCTTGTTTAGTGCTTGTCACAACGATATCCGCATATTTTAAAGACTCTTCTTCTGCATTAATTCTTTCGCTTATACAGTAAAGCTTTTCAATTTGATTAATTTTTAAACCAGCCTCGAGTAATTTTCTTTTTTTCTCTCTTCCTAAAGAATGCCCGGTGAAAATAAAAGGTACTTTTAAAGCTTGACTTAATCTAACGCCCACATAGCCAGCATCTGCATAATGAGCATGGATAAAGCTTGGCTTATTTTCGTATTTTTGATAATGCTGAATAAGATTTTGAGTTAATTCATCTAAATAAGGCCAAAATAATTCTTTTCTTAAATACTTATTGGGTCCAAATTGAAATCTTAAAATTCGTGCTCCCGGTGCAATAAATTCTTGCTTTTTTGAATAAGAACTATCAATTTTACTATCTTTAATGAGACGTGTAACTATATCAACTTGATCAACCTCTGAAGTATTAGCCAAGCTTTTTACCAATTCCAAAACATATTGCGTTTGACCACCAGTGTCTGAATCTCTACCTAATTCAAGATTATTAGAACGTATTAAACCATGCAAATGTAAATATAAAAATTTCAAACTAATTTAGGATTTCAAATTACCCTATTACTAATAAGATATATATTAACGTAGAAATATAAAGAAAACATTATGATTTTTTATTTTAAAAAAGTTATAACTACTAAAAGTCAAACTATCATTAATTTTTTACCACTTAAAAAAAAAATAATTTTACAAATTAAATATTAACAATACGAAGAAATATAACTGATTATAAGCTTAATTTAAAGCTTCTTTTAAATATTTAGCTGTATAACTTATTGGATGCTTCGCAACATCTTCAGGTGTACCCTCAACTATAACTTCTCCACCTTTATCACCTCCATCAGGTCCAAGATCAATTATCCAGTCTGAACATCTAATAACGTCCAAATTATGCTCAATGACAACTACGGAATTACCTTTATCTACTAAACGTTGAATAACATCCATTAATTTATGAACATCATAAAAGCTTAACCCAGTTGTTGGCTCATCAATTAAATATAAAGTTTTTCCAGTAGCTCTTTTAGATAATTCAGTTGCTAATTTTACTCTTTGTGCTTCGCCGCCAGATAGTGTTGGAGCTGGCTGGCCCAACTTCACGTAACCAAGACCTACATCAACTAATGTAGATAATCTATCAGCTGCTTGAGGGATCGCGGAAAAAGTTTCTGCAGCCTGCTCAACAGTCATTTCTAAAACATCAGAAATATTAAAGCCTTTGTATTTAACTTGAAGAGTTTCTCTATTAAAACGAGCTCCCTTACATACATCGCATTGAACATAGACATCGGGTAAAAAATTCATTTCAATTACATTTACTCCTTGTCCTCGACAAGCTTCACATCTACCTCCTTTTACATTAAAGCTGAATTGCCCAGCTTGATAACCTCTGGCTTTAGCTTCTACAGTCGCAGTAAATAACTGTCTAATTGGATCAAAAGCCCCTGTATAAGTTGCAGGGTTTGATCTAGGAGTTCTTCCAATAGGAGATTGATCAATAACAATTACCTTATCTATAGCTTTTATCCCTTTTAACTCTTTAACACCTTTAGGGAAAGGTACTTTTAAACCAAGAGAATGACTAAGCGCAGGATGTAATAATTCATTAACTAATGTACTTTTTCCACTTCCACTCACTCCGGTTACGGAAACTAATCTGCCCAAAGGAAATTCAACTGATATATCTTTTAAATTATTTTTAACGCAGTTATTTAAAATTAAACTTTTCTTGACTGAAGATCTACGTTCTTTAGGAGTAGGAATCGATTTTCTTCCACTGAGATATGCTCCAGTTAATGACTTCTTTGAATTTAAAACATCTTCAAATGAACCTTTTGCAATAATTTCCCCTCCATAAACTCCTGCACCTGGTCCAATATCCACTAAGTAATCAGCTGATTTCATAGTATCTTCATCATGTTCAACAACAACAAGAGTATTTCCCAAATCTCTGAGATTTTTTAAAGTTTCCAGTAATTTATCATTATCTCTTTGGTGTAAACCAATACTAGGTTCATCCAATACATATAAAACACCAGTTAAGCCAGCTCCAATTTGAGTTGCTAATCTTATACGTTGTGCTTCTCCTCCTGATAAAGTCATTGCTGGTCTATCTAAAGTTAAATAATCTAAACCGACATTAATAAGAAACTTTAAACGCAGGCGAATTTCTTTTAAAACTAGTTCACCTATTTGTTTTTGTTTCTCGGATAAAGAAATATTTTCTTTTATATTTTTACTTAACCCCATTATTTTCTCGATATTAAATAAAGTTTCTGAGATACTTATAGAGGTCAAATCAGTAATACTGTAAGGCCCAATCTTAACGGCAAGTGCTTCTGGTTTTAATCTTTTACCAGAACATGTTTTACAAGGGACTAATTCTAAATATTTTTCAAGCTTTTGCTTGACTGATTCTCCATTAGTTTCGGTTAATTGCCTTTCTAAAATAGGCAAGATTCCTTCAAAAGGTCTTTCGAAACCACTAGTACCCTTAAAACGACTATCAGCTTGAATTACGATTGGCTTATCAGAACCAGAAAGTAAAACATTTTTTTGTAAATCACTCAAATCTTTCCATGGTGTTTTTAATTCAAAACCATAAGCTTGGCCAACTGAATAAAGTAATGAAAAATAATAAGTATTATCTTTTTCACTCCAAGGAGCTATGGCAGCATAAACAGGTAAAGAAGGGTCAGGTATTACTCTATCTGCAGTAAATTTTTTTAAATATCCAATACCATGGCAATCAGGGCAGGCACCGTAGGGACTGTTAAAAGAAAATAGTCTTGGAGACAACTCTTCGACAATAGATCCATGAATTGGACATGCATAATTCTCTGAATATAACTTTTCTTTATCTAGATTCGGAGGTAGAGTTTCGCCTTTTTTTGGAACAACTTCTACGATAGAGAGTCCATCCCCTCTTTTAAGGCAAGTTTGTAAAGAGTCATTCAATCTTTCCTGAATTCCCTCTCTCGCAATCAATCGATCAACTACTACCTCAATATTATGAGTATGGTTTTTGTCTAGTTCAATACTATCTGCAAGTTCCCTTACCTCACCATTAATTCTTACTCGAGCAAAGCCTTCTGCTGCTAATCCACTAAGTAATTTTGCATGAGTTCCTTTTTTACCCCTCACAACAGGTGCAAGTAATTGATATCTTGTTCCTTCGGGCAGCAAAACTATTTGATCAACCATCTCATCAATTGTCTGCGGAGCAATAGGTAGACCACAGTGGTGACAATGGGGTTCTCCGGCTCGACCAAATAATAATCTTAAATAATCTTGTATCTCAGTTACAGTTCCAACAGTTGATCGAGGATTATGGCTCGTTGATTTTTGATCTATGGATATAGCAGGGGATAAGCCCTCAATATTATCTACATCTGGTTTATCAACTTGACCTAAAAATTGTCTTGCATAAGCAGAAAGACTTTCTACATATCTCCTCTGTCCTTCAGCAAAAATAGTATCAAAAGCCAAAGAGCTCTTACCACTTCCACTAACACCTGTAAAAACAATAAATTTATTTCTTGGAAGAGTTAGATCTATATTCTTTAAATTATGTTGTCGAGCGCCTCGAATCTTAATTGAATTATCTTCATTAATACCTATATTTTTTTTAACCATGCTTAAATCTTAAAATGATTTAAAGAACACTTATTATAGTGTAAATTTTTTAAATTATGCGGCTGCTCTATCTATAAGTGTCGATGCATAATTATTTGCTTCACTAAAACCGCCACCTATAAGTTCAATTAACTCATTTTGTCTTTCTTTTTTAGTAATTAATTTCGTTATAGAAGTAAAGGTTATTCCATTAATAACATTTTTCTTAACTTTAAAATGAGTATTGCCGGTTGCTGCTAAAAAAGGCTGATGAGTGATACACAAAACCTGCCTTTCCTGTGCAGTCAATTTTATTAAATCCACTAAAGAATGTAATGATTTTCCACTTAAACCATTATCAATTTCATCTAAGAAAAAAGTGTTAGGTTTTTGAGAAATGCTAGATTTTATTGCTAATAAAAATCTTGACATTTCACCACCAGAAATAACTTTAGATAATGGAGCCAACTTTTGATCAGGATTTGCAGAAAAAAGGAAGTCTATATTTTCATTGCCTTCTGAAGAAGCTGTAACTTTTGAGAATTTAATTGAAAAATCTGCATTTTCTAAACCTAAATTTTTCAAAATAGAAATTACAGAATCTTGAAGCTGATAAGCAGTTTTTCTTCTTTGAAAAGACTGCACCTCAAAAAGAGTATTTAAATTAGCTTGCGAATTATTAATTTGAATATCCAACGTCTTAATCTCTTCCTCAAATAAATTTGTATCTACAAATTTTTTTAATTCATCTTTCTTCAAAATCAATTTTGGTAGTTCTAAAGAAAAAGTTCGCTCTAAATTTTGCAAATAAAATAATCTTTTTTGAATTTCTTCCAAACTAATATCCTCATTCTCAAGTTCTTCCGAATATTCTGTTAAAGCAAAAATTAAATTTTCTACATCACTTTGAATATTCATCAAATTTTCATATAAATCTTTAATCTTTGAATCATATTGAACTACTTTGCTTAATTGTTTTATTGATTGAGCAATTAAATAACTAATTGATGGAGCCTCATTTTTATAGCTATTTAAATTATCAAGTGATAATTGTATAGAGTTATTGATATCAAAATTATTCGAAAGTCGCAGTTCCTTTGATTGTAATTCAAAAATTTCATTACCTGAATTTAAATTAGCTTCCTCCAATACTTTATACATCTCTTTAATTACAAAATTATTTTCTTCTTTCTGTTTATATGAGTGCATCATATCTTGTCTTCTTTTTCTAAGATTCTGAAATTCTTGCCACATATTTTTAATTTCAAAATTTATCGTCTTTAATTCTTTGGAACCTAAATCATCAATTATTGATCTTCTATAGTCTTGATTATCATATAAAACGCTATCAGATTGTCCAGCAAAATCTACTAATAATAAACCTAACTCTTCCAAAAGCTTTTTACTGATAGAAAAATTATTTATAGTATATTTTGAAAGAATTTTATTATTTTTTATGTAAGATTTTCTTTTTACGAATATTTCTCCTGAGATTTTATAAAAACCATTTTTCGAAAACCAATCAGTGACTTGAGAAGAATTTGAAAATTTCGCCTCGATTAAACATTCTTCTTTTCCTGGACGTATTAAGTGATTTAAAGGTATATTAGATCCACCGAATAAAACATTTAAGGAGTCTAAAATCAAGGATTTTCCTGATCCTGAATCTCCAGTAAAAATATTCAAACCTTTTTCGAAATTAATTTCTATAATCTCTATTAAGGCAATATTTTTTAAAGTTAATTGTATTAACATGATAATTCTTTCATACAAAAAAATTAACTCCTTTTTGAGGAAAATAAAAGGGTTTAAATAAATAAAGTTATGAATGAAGATTATAAAGATTTTATAGAAGCATCAGGATTACTAAAATATGATCCTGCAATAATTTCAAAAATTTATCAAAAAAATCCTAGTCGACTATTAAAAAGACTTTGGCAGACCTTAATCCCAATATTTTTATATATTATTTCAGTTGGATGGGATAAATTAACAGGACAATTAAAAAAAGAATCAAAAGCAAGATTTAGAGCAAAACAACTAACGAATTTATTAGTAGAATTAGGGCCTGCATTCGTTAAAGCAGGGCAAGCTTTATCAACCAGACCAGATATTATTCCTGTTATTCTTCTTGAAGAACTTTCTGAACTTCAAGATCAATTACCAGGATTTGATGGAAATAAAGCAATGGAATTAATAGAAGAAGATTTAAATAAAAAAATTGATGAGATTTTTTTAACCATAGATAAAGACCCTATTTCTGCAGCATCTTTAGGACAAGTTCATAAAGCTGTTCTAAAGAATAAAGAAATCGTAGCTGTAAAAGTTCAAAGGCCAGGTTTAAGAGAACAAATCACACTTGATTTATATATAGTTAGGAATATTGCTAATTGGTTAAAAAATAATATTGGACTTATAAGAAGTGATCTTGTCGCTTTAATTGATGAGTTAGGAAAGAGAGTTTTTGAAGAAATGGATTATTTAAATGAAGCTGAAAATGCTGAAAAATTTAGAAATCTGCATCTCCATAACTCAAAAATTGCTGTACCAAAAATTTATAAAGAAACTACTTCACGAAGAGTCTTAACAATGGAATGGATAGATGGGACAAAGCTAACTAATCTTGAGGGCGTTAAAAATTTAGGAATTGATCCTGATGAAATGATTGAAATTGGAGTGCAATGTAGTTTAGAGCAATTATTAGAGCATGGATTTTTTCATGCTGACCCACATCCAGGAAATTTGTTAGCTTTAAAAGATGGCAGATTATGTTATTTAGATTTCGGGATGATGAGTGAAGTTTCTAGGAGTTCCAGATCTGGTTTAATTCAAGCAGTAGTTCATCTTGTAAATAAAAATTTTGATAAATTATCCCAAGATTTTGTTAAGTTAGGTTTTCTTTCAAAAGAAGTTAATCTTGAACCTATTGTTCCAGCTTTTCAAGATGTATTTGTAAATGCAGTAGAACTTGGTGTATCAAAAATGGATTTCAAAAGTGTAACTGACGACATGTCAGGGGTAATGTATAAATTTCCCTTTCAGTTACCTCCATATTATGCTCTTATAATTAGATCTCTACTAACGTTAGAAGGAATTGCTTTAAGTGTAGATCCTGATTTTAAAATACTTGGTGCAGCTTATCCTTATTTTGCAAGAAGATTAATGGAAGACCCTGATCCTCAATTAAGAGAAAGTTTAAAAGAAATGCTTTTTGATAAAAAACAATTTAAATGGGACAGATTAGAAGATTTACTCTCTAATGCTGCAAAACAAACGAACCTCGATTTAGAAAAACTTCTTGATGAAGTTATAAATCTTCTATTTTCTCCAAAAGGGGGATTTCTAAGAGATGAGATTATTAATGGTTTAACTAGCCAAATAGATTTGATAGGCTTGAAGTTATTAAAAAGCGTCAATAATTTCCTTCCTAAATCAATAAAATTAAATGTTGATAAAGAAAACAACAATTTAAATGATTTAATATTGTCTATTGAACCCTTCAAAAACTTTTTAGAAATCATACAAAAGATACCAGGTTATTCTATTGATATCTTTTTAAAAAGAATGCCAAGACTTATAAGTGAACCATATACAAAAGAAATGAGTTTTAAAATAGCGAAAAAGGTGACAGAAAAAGGTGTAGTCAGGCTTGTAAAAATTGCTGCTGGTTCAACAATATAAATGAAATTTTCAAAAAGTTTATTTCCTAGAATTTTTTTAATATTATTTATTAATCAAATATTTTTTAATGTTCCAAAAGCTCAATCTGCGGAAAAAATTAAAATTATATACAGTATTTTTTCAAGAACAGTAACTGTCGATTCTTTAAAAACTTTCGCTGAAAGCGGTAATTCATCAAAATCATTAAGAAAAATTTTAAATGCAACTGATTCTTCAGATGAAAAGATTCAATCAATATTAAATAACGAATTTGAAATACCTATAACTATTGCAAGTAAATTAGTATATTCCGAAATAGGTAATGTTTTTTTAAATAGACTTTCATCTATACTTCACACCCCTAACACCAATGATGAAAGAACAGGTATGTTAGCCCTCAGATCTAGTATTATAAAAGGTTTATATACTGGGAACGGAAAAATAAATCTTGTAAGTTTTTTTGAAAGTTATCCAACTAAAACTGTTATTTTAAACGTAAACGCTTTGAGTAAAGTTATGAATAAAGTACAATCAATATCAGAATTATTAGATTTCTTTACTAGCAAGCCCTTAGAAAAGATCAAAACAATTAAGTAACTATGTCAATATTAAATAAAATTAAAAACAAATTTTCTTT is part of the Prochlorococcus marinus subsp. pastoris str. CCMP1986 genome and harbors:
- the uvrA gene encoding excinuclease ABC subunit UvrA, whose product is MVKKNIGINEDNSIKIRGARQHNLKNIDLTLPRNKFIVFTGVSGSGKSSLAFDTIFAEGQRRYVESLSAYARQFLGQVDKPDVDNIEGLSPAISIDQKSTSHNPRSTVGTVTEIQDYLRLLFGRAGEPHCHHCGLPIAPQTIDEMVDQIVLLPEGTRYQLLAPVVRGKKGTHAKLLSGLAAEGFARVRINGEVRELADSIELDKNHTHNIEVVVDRLIAREGIQERLNDSLQTCLKRGDGLSIVEVVPKKGETLPPNLDKEKLYSENYACPIHGSIVEELSPRLFSFNSPYGACPDCHGIGYLKKFTADRVIPDPSLPVYAAIAPWSEKDNTYYFSLLYSVGQAYGFELKTPWKDLSDLQKNVLLSGSDKPIVIQADSRFKGTSGFERPFEGILPILERQLTETNGESVKQKLEKYLELVPCKTCSGKRLKPEALAVKIGPYSITDLTSISISETLFNIEKIMGLSKNIKENISLSEKQKQIGELVLKEIRLRLKFLINVGLDYLTLDRPAMTLSGGEAQRIRLATQIGAGLTGVLYVLDEPSIGLHQRDNDKLLETLKNLRDLGNTLVVVEHDEDTMKSADYLVDIGPGAGVYGGEIIAKGSFEDVLNSKKSLTGAYLSGRKSIPTPKERRSSVKKSLILNNCVKNNLKDISVEFPLGRLVSVTGVSGSGKSTLVNELLHPALSHSLGLKVPFPKGVKELKGIKAIDKVIVIDQSPIGRTPRSNPATYTGAFDPIRQLFTATVEAKARGYQAGQFSFNVKGGRCEACRGQGVNVIEMNFLPDVYVQCDVCKGARFNRETLQVKYKGFNISDVLEMTVEQAAETFSAIPQAADRLSTLVDVGLGYVKLGQPAPTLSGGEAQRVKLATELSKRATGKTLYLIDEPTTGLSFYDVHKLMDVIQRLVDKGNSVVVIEHNLDVIRCSDWIIDLGPDGGDKGGEVIVEGTPEDVAKHPISYTAKYLKEALN
- a CDS encoding DUF3134 family protein; protein product: MDSNKLKIRLNEIAEVNPALTCYHREDPAPVLPLREEPDLLSWLEDTGRLVNEKDGDSQEISTIEEEELSALMGEKEDYKTEEDVSNDDWED
- a CDS encoding AAA family ATPase — its product is MLIQLTLKNIALIEIIEINFEKGLNIFTGDSGSGKSLILDSLNVLFGGSNIPLNHLIRPGKEECLIEAKFSNSSQVTDWFSKNGFYKISGEIFVKRKSYIKNNKILSKYTINNFSISKKLLEELGLLLVDFAGQSDSVLYDNQDYRRSIIDDLGSKELKTINFEIKNMWQEFQNLRKRRQDMMHSYKQKEENNFVIKEMYKVLEEANLNSGNEIFELQSKELRLSNNFDINNSIQLSLDNLNSYKNEAPSISYLIAQSIKQLSKVVQYDSKIKDLYENLMNIQSDVENLIFALTEYSEELENEDISLEEIQKRLFYLQNLERTFSLELPKLILKKDELKKFVDTNLFEEEIKTLDIQINNSQANLNTLFEVQSFQRRKTAYQLQDSVISILKNLGLENADFSIKFSKVTASSEGNENIDFLFSANPDQKLAPLSKVISGGEMSRFLLAIKSSISQKPNTFFLDEIDNGLSGKSLHSLVDLIKLTAQERQVLCITHQPFLAATGNTHFKVKKNVINGITFTSITKLITKKERQNELIELIGGGFSEANNYASTLIDRAAA
- a CDS encoding argininosuccinate synthase, encoding MQQVKKVVLAYSGGVDTSVCIPYLKNEYGISEVVTFVADLGQGDDLEIVRQKALNSGATKSVIGNLVDNFVEKYAFPAIRANALYGEKYPLSTALARPLIAENLVNLARELNADAVAHGCTGKGNDQVRFDLAIHALGPDLQIITPAREWKMSREEAILYGEKFGIPAPVSKKSPYSIDVNLLGRSIEAGLLEDPMQEPDEDVFDMTSSINNAPNAPKDVEIIFQNGFPIAIGNEFLSPVEIIQKANSLAGEHGFGRIDMIEDRVVGIKSREIYEAPGLLLLIKAHKELESITLNPDVLDFKNIVEKKWGQLVYQGFWFGPLKQALDGFIDSTQSSVNGKVKIRLHKGNAIVIGRSSQNNSLYREDLATYSKDDIFNHKQAEGFIYMWGMSNKIWAELNSKKNK
- a CDS encoding glycosyltransferase, with the protein product MSLKFLYLHLHGLIRSNNLELGRDSDTGGQTQYVLELVKSLANTSEVDQVDIVTRLIKDSKIDSSYSKKQEFIAPGARILRFQFGPNKYLRKELFWPYLDELTQNLIQHYQKYENKPSFIHAHYADAGYVGVRLSQALKVPFIFTGHSLGREKKRKLLEAGLKINQIEKLYCISERINAEEESLKYADIVVTSTKQESVSQYSQYHSFSSEKSKVIAPGVDHTKFHHIHSTTETSEIDNMMIPFLKDIRKPPILAISRAVRRKNIPSLVEAYGRSEKLKRKTNLVLVLGCRDNTFKLDSQQRDVFQKIFEMIDKYNLYGKVAYPKKHSPANIPSIYRWAASSGGIFVNPALTEPFGLTLLEASSCGLPIIATDDGGPNEIHAKCENGLLVNVTDINQLKIALEKGISNSSQWKLWSRNGIEGVHRHFSWNTHVRNYLSILQGHYEKSTIVSSSGIKESCLKGSSSLIKPH
- the mraY gene encoding phospho-N-acetylmuramoyl-pentapeptide-transferase; its protein translation is MIGKTRSLTFTSLFFLLVISLIVNSYIFNSLLIINIFLISSLISLVITKYGFKIISRLNLLQNIRSEGPSLHFNKTNTPTMGGIFIILPFLLLLLIVNNYVDSVGILLLFFCTISFFIIGFLDDYLSIANKKNAGLKSNEKFTLQALIAVLFIIFASQSNYINPLITISNNWNMDTNIVIFPICFLTLVGLSNAVNLTDGLDGLAAGCSAIVFFGLGTEIFIKGQKDLIIYGLISYAMSGLCIGFLKYNKYPAKIFMGDTGSLTIGAALGSISILTNSFFTLFIISGIFITEALSVMIQVSFFKITKKLFKKGKRVFLMTPIHHHFELKGIKEEKIVENFWKVNILLIVLGIVLKINL
- a CDS encoding alpha/beta hydrolase; protein product: MKFSKSLFPRIFLILFINQIFFNVPKAQSAEKIKIIYSIFSRTVTVDSLKTFAESGNSSKSLRKILNATDSSDEKIQSILNNEFEIPITIASKLVYSEIGNVFLNRLSSILHTPNTNDERTGMLALRSSIIKGLYTGNGKINLVSFFESYPTKTVILNVNALSKVMNKVQSISELLDFFTSKPLEKIKTIK
- a CDS encoding ABC1 kinase family protein translates to MNEDYKDFIEASGLLKYDPAIISKIYQKNPSRLLKRLWQTLIPIFLYIISVGWDKLTGQLKKESKARFRAKQLTNLLVELGPAFVKAGQALSTRPDIIPVILLEELSELQDQLPGFDGNKAMELIEEDLNKKIDEIFLTIDKDPISAASLGQVHKAVLKNKEIVAVKVQRPGLREQITLDLYIVRNIANWLKNNIGLIRSDLVALIDELGKRVFEEMDYLNEAENAEKFRNLHLHNSKIAVPKIYKETTSRRVLTMEWIDGTKLTNLEGVKNLGIDPDEMIEIGVQCSLEQLLEHGFFHADPHPGNLLALKDGRLCYLDFGMMSEVSRSSRSGLIQAVVHLVNKNFDKLSQDFVKLGFLSKEVNLEPIVPAFQDVFVNAVELGVSKMDFKSVTDDMSGVMYKFPFQLPPYYALIIRSLLTLEGIALSVDPDFKILGAAYPYFARRLMEDPDPQLRESLKEMLFDKKQFKWDRLEDLLSNAAKQTNLDLEKLLDEVINLLFSPKGGFLRDEIINGLTSQIDLIGLKLLKSVNNFLPKSIKLNVDKENNNLNDLILSIEPFKNFLEIIQKIPGYSIDIFLKRMPRLISEPYTKEMSFKIAKKVTEKGVVRLVKIAAGSTI